The window GTTTTTGATATTTTTCTTACAAGATGCGCCAGCATGGCCGGAATTCTGGGCGTCTATAGTAGCTCTAGCGATAATACCAGTGAATATAGGATTAGGTAGAGGTAGGCTCGATGCGACAAGTGATGCGacaaggagggagagggccAATTATATCTTCATAGCCTCTCTAGATTAGAATAATCATACCCATCTATCCAATTTTGAACTGCACATTAAATGGCGTTTTGCCAAGATGGATTTCGTCAAGCTGGTAGATTTGAGTGGATACTGAGAGTCGTACCTACCTTGGCAAGCTTGGTAGCCACATGGCGAAGAAGCGTCATTGACGTCATTattggaaaagaagggaCCTTTGGCACGGCAGAAGGTGAAGCTTTGGTCAATTGCGTCACAATGGCATAATATTGAAAGAAGTTTGTTTTCGATTTCGATTTCTCGATTTGAAATTTAAAGttgaatatatatatcaacCTGCCTATCTGCCAATTCATCTGCCAATTCATCTACCCATCTACCTACCAACCACATAACCACCtacctctctctctatctctctctctccaacaAACTCCGTTTTGCCCATTTCAGTCTTTCTCTAGATCCATTGCAGATTCACATCTCCAAAATGATTTCCACAAGATCAGCAGCCAGACTACCACTGTCTCAGGGCAGCAGACTTGCTCTACGCGTTCCGAAGCGCCAACCCGTTCGTTTCCAGTCCACCTCATctacatcttcatcgtcatcagccgcagcagaaGGCAGTGGCTCGCTTGGAGCCGGAATCATTGGCGGCGTGGCTGGAGCAGCGATTTTCTACGGAATTTACTCCTTCACACCTGCTGGTCGGACGGCTAGCAAGCTCAACAAGGCCGTgaaagaggctgagaagaagtaccaagaagctgcgaagaagctgcaggcgAACGCTCCGAGCTCTTCAGAGGCCGTCGATTACATCAAGCAGTTTGCCTATACCTACGTTGGATGGATTCCCGGCGGTCGTGGCTTCGTGGATACGGCATTCAAGGATTGGGAGACTGTGAGAAAGGAACACGCTGAGGAGGCGGATAAGATTGTCAACGATGCGTATAAGAAGTTTCAGGACATTTCCAAGTCGGGCCTGAGTCTCGAGACTGCGTCGCGTGCCTTTGACGCTCTTGCGGATCTGGCAAAGCAGATTGCTAATCTTACGGGAGATGCTCTCTCGGACGTGATTGACAACCATCCTCAGCTGAAGGAGAAGCTTGGAGGCAATGTCGACCAGCTGAAGCAAATGGGCGAGCAGTACGGCccggaggcgaagaagcaagTGGACGAGACTTGGGGCCAAGTCAAGGACATTTTTGCCGGAGGATTCAGCGCTGCAAGCGtggccaaggcaaagcagCTCATTGAGGAAAAGACGAAGCAGGTGCAGAAGCTCGGCGACGAAGCGTGGAAGAAGGGCTTGGAAGAAGCGAAACCGCTCCTAGACAAGAGCCCCAAGGTCAAGGAACT is drawn from Trichoderma atroviride chromosome 7, complete sequence and contains these coding sequences:
- a CDS encoding uncharacterized protein (EggNog:ENOG41), producing MISTRSAARLPLSQGSRLALRVPKRQPVRFQSTSSTSSSSSAAAEGSGSLGAGIIGGVAGAAIFYGIYSFTPAGRTASKLNKAVKEAEKKYQEAAKKLQANAPSSSEAVDYIKQFAYTYVGWIPGGRGFVDTAFKDWETVRKEHAEEADKIVNDAYKKFQDISKSGLSLETASRAFDALADLAKQIANLTGDALSDVIDNHPQLKEKLGGNVDQLKQMGEQYGPEAKKQVDETWGQVKDIFAGGFSAASVAKAKQLIEEKTKQVQKLGDEAWKKGLEEAKPLLDKSPKVKELVEKNADVLKKGQIKEVFDKVRDAVKSGDLGDLEKYVKQAKEKIGDKADEAGWGSLNQYLDKVPQGSEILSKLEEMGRIAQEHKEDGEKLLKETMGDIQKVLEEKSKKAKEIVDSEKKKKD